The window GCCGCCGACCAGGACGGCGTCACTCTCGGCGCGCAGCCGGTGGACGTCGGCGCGGGACGCGGCGGAGGTGATCCAGCGGCTGCTGCCGTCCGCGGCGGCGCTGCGGCCGTCGAGGGTGGCGGCGTACTTCCAGGTGACGTGCGGCCGGCCCAGGCGTACGGAGGTCAGCCAGGCGGCGTTGCCGGTCTCGGCCTCGTCCGCGAGGAGTCCGCCCTCGGTGTCGATCCCGGCCGCGCGCAGGGTGGCGGCGCCGCCGCTGGCCTGCGGGTTCGGGTCGGAGACGGCGTGGACCACGCGGGCGATGCCGGCGGCTGCGAGGGCCTGGGCGCAGGGCCCCGTACGGCCGGTGTGGTTGCAGGGTTCGAGGGTGACGTAGGCGGTGCCGCCGCGGGCGGCAGGGCCCGCTGCGCGCAGGGCGTGGATCTCGGCGTGCGGGCCGCCTGCCCGTTGGTGCCAGCCCTCGCCGACGATCGTTCCGCAGGCGTCGGTGATGACGCAGCCGACGACCGGATTGGGACTGGTGGAGCCGAGTCCACGGGCCGCGAGCTCGATGGCCCGTCGCATGGCACGGGTGTCCGCGTCGGGTGCTGCGTGCGCGGCGTGTGTCGCCACCGGGTCCTCCTGCCTCATCGGGCACGGACTCCGGGGCCTGTCGAATACGACAGATGAAGCGGTACAGCGCACAGGGGACGCCGAGGCCGGAAAAACGGTTCGACCTGGCATATCCGCAGGGATATGCCGACGAACCGCCGACGGCGGCGTACCGGTGACTGGCCCGCCGCGCACTGCCTCCCATCCGGACTTTAACCGTCGGTCCAGGAATCTCACCTGGTCAACCGGCCGCTGGCTGCGGACGGGTCGCGGACTATAACCGCCGGTTCGGAATTACACCGACCCCGGAGTGCGCTGCTACTGGTACTCCAGCCAGTCTGCCACGGGCGATCCACCGCCATGCGGGTGATGTGGTGTGGC is drawn from Streptomyces sp. NBC_01232 and contains these coding sequences:
- the ribD gene encoding bifunctional diaminohydroxyphosphoribosylaminopyrimidine deaminase/5-amino-6-(5-phosphoribosylamino)uracil reductase RibD, whose translation is MRQEDPVATHAAHAAPDADTRAMRRAIELAARGLGSTSPNPVVGCVITDACGTIVGEGWHQRAGGPHAEIHALRAAGPAARGGTAYVTLEPCNHTGRTGPCAQALAAAGIARVVHAVSDPNPQASGGAATLRAAGIDTEGGLLADEAETGNAAWLTSVRLGRPHVTWKYAATLDGRSAAADGSSRWITSAASRADVHRLRAESDAVLVGGGTLRADDPHLAVRGHEGATQPLRIALDTRATIPAGARILDDAAPTLLVVGEDADTRHLTGVELLRLPLHDGRIAVQDLLTHLNLSGVRSVLLEGGPTLAGAFLKAGAVDRVIGYLAPALLGAGPAALADAGIKNISGAVRLDITEAVRIGPDLRITAVPVPVTPATKEH